The sequence GAGTGGGCCCCGCGGAGCCTCCCGGCGGGGGCTTCTTGAAGCGTTCCTTCAGGTTGGCGAAGAAGTTCTTCTCCTCCGTGGTGGGCGGACCCTGACGCGGTGCTTCCAGGTCCATCTTCTCCACCACCTCCTCCGGCAGGTCCTCCAGGAAGCGGGAGGGCGTGCGGGGCACCTCCTTGCCGCGCTTGGTCCGGACGTTGGTGCGGGTGAGGTACAGCAATTCCTTGGCGCGGGTGATGCCCACGTAGCAGAGGCGCCGTTCCTCCTCGATGTTCTGCGGCTCGCCCTGCATGCCGCCGTGGGGCATCAGGTCCTCCTCCATGCCAATGAAGAAGACGAGCCGGTACTCCAGTCCCTTGGAGGCGTGCACCGTCATCAGCGTGACGCGGCGGTGACCGCCCGGCACCTCCTCCTCTTCCTGGCGCGTGTCCAGGCTGAGGCGGTTGAGGTACGTGAGGAGGCTCGCCTTGGGGCCCTCGCGCTTCTCGAAGTTCTCCAGCGAGTTGATGACCATGTCCACGCTCTTGAGCTTCTTGTCCGCGATGGTGGAGGACGTGGCGTGGGCGCGCGTGGCCTCGGCGAAGCCAATCTCTTCCAGCAGCTTGCGCGTGGCGGTGGCGAGCTGCCCGTGCTCGTACGCGGCCCGGTAGCGCTCGATCATCTCCACGAACTCGAGCACCTTGCCGCCGGCGCCGGGCGGGAGGTCCTCGTAGTCGCCGGCCTTGCGCATCACCGTCCACAGCGTGACGCCCTCGCCGCGCGCGTGGACGGCGAGCCGCTCCATCGTCACGTCGCCAATGCCGCGCGAGGGCACGTTGACGATGCGCAGGAGCGAGATTTCGTCCAGCTTGTTCACGATGACCTTGAAGTACGCGATGACGTCCTTCACCTCGCGCCGGTCGAAGAACTCGCTGCCGCCCACCACCTCGTAGGGGATGTTCTTCTCGCGCAGCATCTCCTCCACCGGGTGGGCCTGGCCGTTGGTGCGGTAGAGCACCGCGATTTCGTCCGCGGGGACACCCAGTGACATGTGCTTCTGGATTTCATGTGCGACGAAGCGGGCCTCCTCCTCGTCGTTGGGGCAGCTCACCACCTTCACCCTCGGGCCGCCCTTGCGGTCGGTCCACATCTGCTTGGCCTTGCGCTCGGGATTCTTGGCGATGACGGCGTTGGCCGCGTCCAGCACCATCTGCACGGAGCGGTAGTTCTGCTCCAGCCGTACCTCCTTCCCTCCCGGGAAGAAGCGGTCGAAGTCGAGGATGTTGCGCACCTCGGCGCCGCGCCACGAGTAGATGCACTGGTCGTCGTCACCCACCGCGCACACGTTGCGCTGCTGGCCGGCCAGAAGCTTCAACAGCTCCAGCTGCGCGATGTTGGTGTCCTGGAACTCGTCCACCAGGAGGTAGCGGAAGCGCTGCGTGTACTTGGCGTAGAGGTCCGGGAACTCGCGCAGCAGGCGCGTGGGGAGCAGCAGCAGGTCATCGAAGTCCACCGAGCCCTGCGCCTTCAACGCGAGCTGGTAGTCCGGGTACACGAGGTGGGTGATGAGGTCGTAGTCGTCACCGATGCCCTCGGGCTTGGGCTGGGGCACCTGGCCGGAGTTCTTCGCCTTGGAGATGAGCGTGAGCACCTTGCGCGCGTCGAAGGCGCGGTCGTCGATTTTGTGCTCGCGCATGGCGCGGCGGATGTTGGCGAGCTGGTCGCCCATGTCCGCGATGGCGAACTTCTTCGGCCAGCCGAGGCGGTGGATGTCCTCGCGGAGCACCTCCGCGCCGAAGGCGTGGAAGGTGCACACCAGCACGCCCTGGGCGCGCGGGCCGGCCATGTGGACCAGGCGCTCCTTCATCTCCGTCGCCGCCTTGTTGGTGAAGGTGACGGCGAGGATGTTGCGGGCCATGAGGTGGCCCGGCCGCTCGTTGAGCAGGTGGACGATGCGGTGGGTGATGACGCGAGTCTTGCCGCTGCCTGCGCCCGCCAGCACGAGGAGCGGTCCCTGGAGGGTCACCACGGCCTCGCGCTGCGGAGGGTTGAGCTTCGAGAGGTCCATTGCGCGCGCGCCCTGGATACCCTTTGATTCGTTTGTGCGCGACCCCTTCCATCGGCTCCTCGCCGTTTTTCTCGCGCTCGGCGTGGGCGCGGGTTGCCTGAACAACGCCAGCGCCCCGGTGGAGGTGGCACCCTCCGTCCCGGCGGCGAGCGCGCCCTGCGTGTACTTCAAGCAGCTGTCGCCCTTCCTCCCAGAGGCACTGGAGGGCTTCACCGTGGCGCGCACCCAGGGCTCCACGGGGAAGTATGGAGAGGTGTCCGTCTCCGAGGCCGAGCGGCTCTACACGCGAGGTGAGGGCCGAGAGGTGAAGGTGCGCATCGTGGACACCACGATGGGCGGGAAGATTGGACAGGCCATCCGCGAGGCGGCGGACCGGGCCAAGGGCAAGTCCCCGAGCGACCCGGCGGCCCCCATCCACTGGGACGATGCCGTGGGCTTCGTGAGGTACGACGCGGAGGAGTCGCTCGCCGAGGCGAACCTCCTGGTGGGAGACCGCTACGTGGTGGCCGTCACCAG comes from Pyxidicoccus parkwaysis and encodes:
- a CDS encoding ATP-dependent helicase encodes the protein MDLSKLNPPQREAVVTLQGPLLVLAGAGSGKTRVITHRIVHLLNERPGHLMARNILAVTFTNKAATEMKERLVHMAGPRAQGVLVCTFHAFGAEVLREDIHRLGWPKKFAIADMGDQLANIRRAMREHKIDDRAFDARKVLTLISKAKNSGQVPQPKPEGIGDDYDLITHLVYPDYQLALKAQGSVDFDDLLLLPTRLLREFPDLYAKYTQRFRYLLVDEFQDTNIAQLELLKLLAGQQRNVCAVGDDDQCIYSWRGAEVRNILDFDRFFPGGKEVRLEQNYRSVQMVLDAANAVIAKNPERKAKQMWTDRKGGPRVKVVSCPNDEEEARFVAHEIQKHMSLGVPADEIAVLYRTNGQAHPVEEMLREKNIPYEVVGGSEFFDRREVKDVIAYFKVIVNKLDEISLLRIVNVPSRGIGDVTMERLAVHARGEGVTLWTVMRKAGDYEDLPPGAGGKVLEFVEMIERYRAAYEHGQLATATRKLLEEIGFAEATRAHATSSTIADKKLKSVDMVINSLENFEKREGPKASLLTYLNRLSLDTRQEEEEVPGGHRRVTLMTVHASKGLEYRLVFFIGMEEDLMPHGGMQGEPQNIEEERRLCYVGITRAKELLYLTRTNVRTKRGKEVPRTPSRFLEDLPEEVVEKMDLEAPRQGPPTTEEKNFFANLKERFKKPPPGGSAGPTPGRSGGAAG